A stretch of the Methylacidiphilum caldifontis genome encodes the following:
- a CDS encoding alpha-1,4-glucan--maltose-1-phosphate maltosyltransferase — MQSSLSRNDLQKSPMPIDGRKRIVIERIIPSVDCGAFPLKRIIGQTMVVRAHVFSDGHERISVSLAFKHIAQSQWIEIPMVDLGNDEWEASFPLENLGIYEGKIIGWIDHFQNWLEKIHKLAENDEEIAVELSIGIGLLEKNFSFTQNKEIKNWIDNLKDERLSLVQRLHLAKNPYLQELVSKNPDRSLSVESDRPFFIFVERAKAQFSSWYEFFPRSWSTVPGRHGTFKECERLLPEIAAMGFDIVYLPPIHPIGKKARKGKNNALIASLEDVGSPWAIGSAEGGHKTVHPALGTLEDFKHFVNKAADYGIEVALDIAFQCSPDHPYLIEHPSWFKWRPDGSVQYAENPPKKYEDIVPFDFETEDWQALWEELKSIFVFWIEQGIRIFRVDNPHTKPLEFWRWVLWEIKKDYPDTLFLSEAFTRPKLLYGLAKRGFSQSYTYFSWRSEASEIRAYMEELVSPSLVEYFRPNFWPNTPDILPSYLQYAPPSVFKMRLVLAATLSSNYGIYGPAFELCINVPLEPGKEEYKDSEKYEIKHWDWDAPGNIKEFITKINHIRKNNLALQRTENIQFIQTDNPRLLAYLKILPGQGDPLLIVVNTSRNTEMGWVHFPPSLAGLDHSKPFQLTDLLADVTYTWHGEWNFVKLDPENCPAHIFRLSQDGSFSP; from the coding sequence ATGCAATCGTCTTTATCTCGCAATGATCTTCAAAAGTCTCCCATGCCTATCGATGGCAGAAAAAGGATTGTTATAGAACGGATTATTCCCTCGGTGGATTGTGGTGCTTTTCCCCTGAAAAGGATAATTGGGCAAACAATGGTTGTTCGTGCTCATGTCTTTTCCGATGGACATGAGAGGATCTCGGTTAGTCTTGCTTTTAAACATATTGCTCAAAGCCAATGGATTGAGATCCCCATGGTGGATCTTGGAAATGATGAATGGGAAGCCTCATTTCCTTTAGAAAATCTGGGAATATACGAGGGGAAAATCATCGGATGGATAGATCATTTTCAAAATTGGTTGGAAAAAATTCATAAGTTAGCAGAAAACGACGAAGAGATCGCGGTGGAGTTGTCCATTGGGATAGGGTTGCTTGAAAAAAATTTCTCTTTTACCCAAAACAAGGAAATCAAAAACTGGATAGATAATCTCAAGGATGAACGGTTATCGCTGGTCCAAAGGTTACACTTGGCTAAAAATCCCTACTTGCAAGAACTGGTTTCAAAAAATCCAGATAGAAGTTTATCTGTAGAATCCGATAGGCCTTTTTTTATTTTTGTAGAACGTGCCAAGGCTCAATTTAGCAGTTGGTATGAATTTTTCCCCAGGTCTTGGAGTACGGTTCCTGGTCGGCATGGAACATTCAAGGAATGTGAAAGACTTCTACCTGAAATTGCGGCTATGGGCTTTGATATCGTTTATTTGCCTCCTATCCATCCTATCGGGAAAAAGGCAAGAAAGGGCAAGAACAATGCTTTGATCGCCTCGCTGGAGGACGTAGGAAGTCCTTGGGCGATTGGATCGGCCGAAGGAGGACATAAAACGGTCCATCCCGCTTTAGGTACCCTGGAAGACTTCAAACATTTTGTAAATAAGGCTGCTGATTATGGCATAGAAGTAGCATTGGACATCGCTTTTCAATGTTCTCCAGATCATCCTTACCTGATCGAGCATCCTTCCTGGTTTAAATGGAGACCCGATGGGTCTGTACAGTATGCCGAAAATCCTCCCAAAAAATACGAAGATATAGTTCCATTTGATTTCGAAACGGAGGATTGGCAAGCCTTATGGGAAGAGCTCAAAAGTATATTCGTTTTTTGGATAGAGCAGGGCATCAGGATCTTTCGGGTAGATAATCCTCATACCAAGCCGTTGGAGTTTTGGCGGTGGGTTCTATGGGAAATCAAAAAGGATTATCCCGATACTCTCTTTCTTTCTGAAGCATTCACAAGGCCGAAATTGCTTTATGGATTAGCCAAGCGCGGGTTTTCTCAAAGCTATACCTATTTTAGCTGGAGATCAGAAGCCTCAGAGATTAGGGCTTACATGGAGGAGTTGGTATCCCCATCGCTCGTTGAGTATTTTAGACCTAATTTTTGGCCTAATACTCCCGATATTTTGCCAAGTTATCTCCAGTATGCACCACCGTCAGTTTTTAAAATGCGACTTGTGTTAGCAGCGACCCTGAGCTCTAATTATGGGATTTATGGTCCAGCTTTCGAACTTTGTATTAATGTTCCCCTTGAACCAGGAAAGGAAGAATATAAAGATTCTGAAAAGTACGAAATTAAACATTGGGATTGGGATGCTCCTGGCAATATAAAAGAGTTCATTACCAAAATTAACCATATCCGGAAGAATAATCTGGCCTTGCAGAGAACGGAAAACATCCAGTTTATACAAACCGATAATCCAAGGCTGCTCGCTTATCTTAAAATTCTACCTGGACAGGGAGATCCTCTTCTTATTGTTGTAAACACGAGCAGGAATACCGAGATGGGTTGGGTTCATTTTCCTCCATCGTTGGCTGGGCTAGATCATTCCAAACCCTTTCAGCTGACCGATCTTCTTGCGGATGTCACCTACACTTGGCATGGAGAATGGAACTTTGTGAAACTTGATCCTGAAAACTGCCCTGCCCATATCTTTCGATTGTCCCAAGATGGCTCGTTTTCTCCCTGA
- a CDS encoding enzyme of heme biosynthesis produces MFKSINNYFTQLKPLSLILYPILFFFLLFWGGCSGEEQAHFAENKIEQYKQNPTKENREEAQAALSELDASIHRLEAQISRETGETKRADQQRLSNLKKRRSKLNTDFTKAEAQTLLNDLKNFFQNPPLLDNQKDNKTQ; encoded by the coding sequence ATGTTCAAAAGCATAAACAATTATTTTACACAGTTGAAACCTTTAAGCTTAATCCTTTACCCAATCCTTTTCTTTTTTTTATTGTTCTGGGGAGGTTGCAGCGGAGAAGAGCAAGCCCATTTTGCGGAAAATAAAATTGAACAATATAAGCAGAACCCAACGAAAGAAAACAGGGAAGAAGCTCAAGCTGCTCTTTCCGAACTTGATGCCTCTATACACAGGCTTGAAGCGCAAATATCGAGAGAAACAGGAGAAACGAAAAGAGCCGACCAACAAAGATTAAGCAACTTAAAAAAAAGAAGATCCAAGCTCAATACAGATTTCACGAAAGCAGAAGCACAAACTCTTTTGAACGATTTAAAAAATTTTTTCCAAAACCCTCCCCTTTTAGACAACCAAAAGGATAATAAAACCCAATGA
- a CDS encoding amine dehydrogenase large subunit has protein sequence MESFKTLSLPPLSAEQIFVVALNRAFFIDIQNQRVLGMIDLGYVGNIVLSADAQYVYAVESFYSRGTRGKRTDVVTLYDMKNLSVVDEIEIPPKRFLCVIKKYTQALSNDGRFLLVCNITPASSVTVVDLHKKKFVREIATPGYVLLYPYESRRFAMFGQEGSLLLFSLNDEGHLQQKNRIPAGFSLNDPLFEHGVYLKRTNRYCFISYEGMIKLLQLSGPTAQWEKSWDITQGSDYRPCGWQLLSCDSLENNLYILMHKAGKDKHKESGKEVWVVDLVDQKVSRKIELERPVDSIHIVGKEKTYLCGLNHKGYLDIYDLQKVGRTAFIEELGEGAFLLLSYEF, from the coding sequence ATAGAAAGCTTTAAGACACTTTCTCTGCCGCCACTTTCTGCAGAGCAGATTTTCGTTGTTGCTCTTAATCGGGCATTCTTCATCGATATTCAAAACCAAAGGGTTCTAGGAATGATCGATTTAGGCTATGTTGGCAATATCGTTCTTTCAGCGGATGCTCAATATGTGTATGCGGTAGAGAGTTTTTATAGCCGGGGAACAAGAGGCAAAAGAACCGATGTCGTTACTCTCTACGACATGAAAAATCTTTCAGTGGTTGATGAAATTGAAATTCCTCCGAAACGCTTTCTCTGCGTCATTAAAAAGTACACCCAAGCCTTGAGCAATGACGGCCGTTTTCTGCTTGTATGCAATATTACTCCTGCCAGTTCGGTAACGGTTGTCGATCTGCATAAAAAGAAATTCGTCCGGGAAATTGCTACTCCCGGTTATGTTTTGCTTTATCCCTATGAAAGTCGTCGATTTGCCATGTTCGGACAAGAGGGAAGCCTTTTGCTTTTCTCTCTCAACGATGAAGGACATTTGCAACAGAAAAACCGGATTCCAGCAGGTTTTTCTCTGAATGATCCTTTGTTTGAACATGGGGTTTATCTTAAAAGAACAAACCGGTATTGCTTTATCTCCTATGAAGGTATGATTAAACTCTTGCAGCTTTCTGGTCCAACGGCACAATGGGAGAAAAGTTGGGATATAACTCAAGGAAGCGACTACAGGCCTTGTGGCTGGCAGCTTCTCAGCTGTGATTCCCTGGAAAATAATCTTTATATCCTCATGCACAAGGCTGGAAAAGACAAACACAAAGAAAGTGGGAAAGAAGTTTGGGTAGTGGACTTAGTGGATCAAAAAGTCAGTAGGAAAATCGAGTTGGAAAGGCCGGTCGACTCAATTCATATTGTAGGTAAAGAAAAAACCTATCTTTGCGGTTTAAATCATAAGGGATATCTCGATATTTATGATCTTCAAAAGGTAGGCCGAACTGCTTTTATAGAAGAACTTGGAGAAGGAGCCTTTCTGCTTTTAAGCTATGAATTTTAA
- a CDS encoding MauE/DoxX family redox-associated membrane protein yields the protein MNFKPMIDPLIHNGLVFFLTILFFYSSIQKFVHHPYFVLSLENYRIVPAPFVKPLALLIPFVESLAAGCLFFPQLKVYGLCLVLVLLGLFSLVITIKLFQGEDSIDCGCFGPALKQKLSWILLARNFVLSCIAALLFLHQSNRALTPYDQLLSLWIAVVLFLSLSAWNQLISNQSLPLLKKKSFYE from the coding sequence ATGAATTTTAAGCCGATGATCGATCCTCTGATCCATAATGGGCTTGTTTTTTTCCTAACAATTCTCTTTTTTTACTCTTCAATTCAAAAATTTGTCCATCACCCCTATTTTGTATTATCCCTAGAGAACTATCGGATTGTTCCCGCTCCTTTTGTAAAGCCTCTTGCTTTACTCATTCCCTTTGTTGAAAGTTTAGCTGCAGGCTGCTTATTTTTCCCTCAATTGAAAGTTTATGGGCTTTGCCTTGTCCTTGTGCTTCTTGGTCTTTTTTCCCTAGTGATAACAATCAAACTTTTCCAGGGCGAGGATTCAATCGACTGCGGATGCTTCGGTCCAGCTTTAAAACAAAAGCTTTCGTGGATACTCTTAGCCAGAAACTTCGTTTTGTCTTGCATTGCAGCCCTCTTATTTTTGCACCAATCCAACCGCGCCCTCACACCCTATGACCAACTGTTATCTCTATGGATAGCCGTCGTTTTATTCCTTAGTTTATCAGCTTGGAATCAACTAATCAGTAACCAGTCGCTTCCCCTTTTGAAAAAAAAGAGCTTTTATGAATGA
- a CDS encoding thioredoxin domain-containing protein has protein sequence MNELVVPLVVFAWIMIGFLALGLFALARQIGILHERITPLGALSFSGGIKIGEKIRLFELNDVDESRPPIRIGGEHPLKKDCLILFVSPRCPLCKKLLPGISSFSRLLDHLDLIFASDGEEIAEHKKYRNLKFLAPFPYVVSRELGIYLGVATLPYAIYINAEGRVMAKGLINSLEQLEGLIDHVHNLKNGKGTFRTTYTQEEQNTPLN, from the coding sequence ATGAATGAACTCGTTGTCCCTCTGGTTGTTTTTGCTTGGATTATGATCGGTTTTTTGGCCTTAGGCCTTTTTGCCCTGGCCCGGCAAATCGGGATCCTTCATGAAAGAATTACCCCGCTTGGAGCACTCTCTTTTTCGGGAGGGATAAAAATTGGAGAAAAAATAAGACTTTTTGAGTTAAATGATGTCGATGAAAGCCGTCCTCCCATCCGCATTGGAGGAGAACACCCTCTTAAAAAAGACTGCCTCATTTTGTTTGTTTCACCACGCTGTCCTCTATGCAAAAAGCTTCTGCCTGGCATCAGCTCCTTTAGCCGGTTGTTAGACCACCTTGATCTTATTTTTGCAAGTGACGGAGAAGAAATCGCCGAACATAAAAAATACAGGAATTTAAAATTTTTGGCCCCATTTCCCTATGTCGTTTCAAGGGAACTTGGGATATACCTTGGAGTAGCTACCCTGCCCTACGCTATTTATATTAATGCCGAAGGCAGGGTCATGGCCAAAGGACTCATCAACAGTCTTGAACAGCTTGAAGGGTTAATCGATCATGTACACAATCTAAAGAATGGAAAAGGAACCTTTAGAACCACCTATACCCAGGAAGAACAAAACACTCCTCTGAATTAG
- a CDS encoding methylamine dehydrogenase light chain: MKGIDRLIEFFCRSLALRLPRRSFIATFSLFLGASSKIVAFPVEHSSRSTEGREEKKEKNEASTQDPTASCSYWRYCSIDGFLCSCCGGGVTSCPPGTFPSPTHWVGSCRNPEDNKHYLISYRDCCGKGYCGRCYCRQTDEHEMPVYQLNRNNDTIWCFGAPNMMYHCTGAAVLGPAQNHPETER; this comes from the coding sequence ATGAAAGGGATTGATCGGCTTATTGAGTTTTTCTGCCGCAGCCTTGCCTTGAGGCTTCCCAGGAGAAGTTTTATTGCCACATTTTCCCTTTTCCTTGGGGCTTCTTCAAAGATCGTTGCTTTTCCCGTTGAACACTCTAGCCGTTCAACAGAAGGGAGGGAAGAGAAAAAAGAAAAAAATGAAGCTTCAACTCAAGATCCTACTGCTTCCTGTTCCTACTGGAGATATTGCAGTATTGACGGGTTTCTATGCAGCTGTTGTGGAGGAGGAGTCACTTCATGTCCTCCTGGGACTTTTCCCTCTCCCACTCATTGGGTGGGCAGTTGTAGAAATCCCGAAGATAATAAACATTATCTTATTTCCTACAGGGATTGCTGCGGTAAAGGATACTGTGGACGGTGTTATTGCCGCCAAACCGACGAGCACGAAATGCCTGTGTACCAACTCAATCGAAACAATGATACAATCTGGTGCTTTGGCGCTCCCAACATGATGTATCACTGCACCGGGGCAGCGGTTCTGGGTCCTGCCCAGAATCATCCAGAAACAGAAAGATGA
- a CDS encoding c-type cytochrome yields MRITARSLLLMICITSNSLFGLSKEHELYLLHCSGCHGLKGEGVVGVSPQINRIIGYFLANREGRKYIIKLPGIALAPLSDEQLADLLNWVVSQFSSPSFSFQKFTKEEISKERKEPLWDIEKERKELLKRLPGNRVLSRSWEQFISSASPKQ; encoded by the coding sequence ATGAGAATTACTGCTCGGTCACTACTCCTAATGATTTGTATCACCTCAAATTCTTTATTTGGCCTGTCCAAGGAACATGAGCTTTACTTGCTCCATTGTTCAGGTTGTCATGGATTAAAGGGAGAAGGAGTAGTCGGAGTGTCGCCACAAATTAATCGGATCATCGGCTATTTTCTTGCCAATAGAGAGGGAAGAAAGTACATCATAAAGCTTCCTGGTATCGCCCTTGCCCCTTTGAGTGATGAGCAACTTGCGGATCTTCTTAACTGGGTCGTCTCCCAATTTAGCTCGCCGTCTTTTTCTTTTCAGAAATTCACAAAAGAGGAGATTTCGAAAGAAAGAAAAGAGCCTCTTTGGGATATAGAAAAAGAAAGAAAAGAACTTTTAAAAAGACTTCCTGGAAATAGAGTTTTAAGTCGGTCCTGGGAACAATTCATTAGTTCTGCTTCACCTAAACAATAG
- the glk gene encoding glucokinase, protein MILVGDIGGTHVRLALFESTKSRQFSYPIEYYKSKDIADFSTFLGLFLEKKKLRLEAACFGLPGPIVDGKVQLTNLNWIVEEETLRQICGIRNAFLINDLQAAAYGLTVLEEKDVLVIQGGKADPKGCQALIAPGTGLGEAGLRWENGRFVPFPSEGAHVDFAPRNELEIGLFRYLQQLYGHVSYERVLSGPGLFNIYRYLKASSTQLDEQELDSQIEKSEDPPQLITLHALQKDSSLCVKSLDLFISLLGAEAGNLALKFLASAGVYIGGGIAPHIVEKFKEPLFIESFCDKGRLSFFLKTIPVKVVLTPYLGLYGALHYIEENMGGAKR, encoded by the coding sequence ATGATTCTTGTTGGAGATATTGGTGGAACTCATGTACGGCTTGCTCTCTTTGAGTCTACAAAATCAAGGCAGTTTTCCTACCCCATTGAGTATTATAAAAGCAAAGATATAGCTGATTTCTCAACATTCTTAGGTCTTTTTTTGGAAAAGAAAAAGCTGAGACTAGAAGCGGCATGCTTTGGTCTTCCTGGTCCAATTGTTGATGGGAAAGTACAATTAACAAATTTAAACTGGATAGTCGAAGAAGAAACTTTGCGTCAAATTTGTGGTATAAGAAATGCCTTTCTTATCAATGACCTTCAAGCTGCAGCTTACGGACTGACTGTCCTGGAAGAAAAAGATGTTCTTGTTATTCAAGGAGGGAAAGCCGATCCCAAGGGTTGTCAAGCTCTTATTGCTCCTGGAACAGGTTTAGGCGAAGCCGGATTGAGATGGGAAAATGGCCGTTTTGTGCCTTTTCCTTCTGAAGGCGCTCATGTTGACTTTGCTCCAAGAAATGAACTAGAAATTGGACTATTTAGGTATCTACAGCAGCTTTATGGGCATGTAAGTTATGAAAGAGTACTTTCTGGACCAGGCCTTTTTAATATATACAGGTATTTGAAAGCCTCTTCTACTCAATTGGATGAACAGGAGCTGGATAGCCAGATTGAAAAAAGCGAAGATCCTCCGCAGCTGATTACTCTTCATGCTCTCCAAAAAGATTCTTCCTTGTGTGTGAAATCTCTCGATCTTTTTATCTCTCTGCTCGGTGCTGAAGCAGGAAATTTAGCCCTAAAATTTTTGGCTTCGGCGGGGGTCTATATTGGAGGGGGAATAGCCCCTCACATTGTGGAAAAGTTTAAAGAACCTTTATTTATTGAATCTTTTTGTGACAAAGGTAGACTTTCGTTTTTCTTAAAAACCATCCCCGTTAAAGTGGTACTTACCCCTTATTTGGGTCTATACGGTGCATTGCATTATATCGAAGAGAATATGGGCGGGGCTAAAAGATAA
- a CDS encoding class I SAM-dependent methyltransferase, with protein MNFEQLFTQGNKLICSLQGLNVAYLGISMGIFEALHRSGGSLSLEGLQEKTGVDPEYLKRFCLAAYAFGFIERKDSLYFLSSLGSLFVEEQTKSKTLPLVFQSVFYPLITTQISKFSKAGGHIHAFPPFEDPEVFPYMWTMMEYKFSSLFQQEILPRLSFIEEIERQGGIVVDVGCGNGWLLRRLLSQFEKLRGIGIDSNQEGIAQAQAASSSFKERVQFVAADFFEYPLPQEVSLFTFSRVLHHLWSERSKLVQKLKSYLKPHLRVLVWEPIWPADIEQLREENMKSVAFQNLHENVEGNFLLEEKEIKTFLEECGLTVQQFMLENGIDSIFVGSKD; from the coding sequence ATGAACTTTGAACAGCTTTTTACGCAGGGCAACAAGTTGATCTGCTCGCTTCAAGGCCTCAACGTAGCCTACTTGGGGATATCCATGGGAATTTTTGAAGCTTTGCATCGGTCGGGGGGATCCCTTTCCCTTGAAGGTTTGCAAGAAAAAACGGGTGTCGATCCAGAATACTTAAAAAGATTTTGTTTGGCCGCCTATGCCTTTGGTTTTATTGAAAGAAAAGACTCGTTGTATTTTCTCTCTTCACTGGGATCTCTTTTCGTAGAAGAACAAACGAAGAGCAAAACATTGCCTTTGGTTTTTCAATCCGTTTTTTACCCGTTGATAACGACCCAGATATCGAAGTTTTCTAAAGCCGGAGGCCATATTCATGCTTTTCCTCCTTTTGAGGATCCGGAGGTTTTCCCTTATATGTGGACGATGATGGAATACAAGTTTTCTAGTCTTTTCCAGCAGGAGATTCTGCCTCGGCTTTCATTTATCGAAGAGATAGAACGGCAGGGAGGGATTGTCGTTGACGTGGGCTGTGGCAACGGCTGGCTTCTGCGCCGTCTTTTGTCCCAATTTGAAAAATTAAGGGGGATAGGTATCGATTCGAACCAGGAGGGAATCGCTCAAGCACAAGCTGCTTCCAGCTCATTTAAGGAAAGAGTACAATTTGTAGCTGCGGATTTTTTTGAATACCCGCTACCCCAAGAGGTTTCTTTATTTACATTTAGTCGAGTGTTACATCACCTCTGGTCAGAAAGGTCGAAGCTTGTTCAGAAACTCAAATCCTACCTAAAACCGCATCTACGCGTGTTGGTTTGGGAACCTATTTGGCCAGCTGACATCGAACAACTAAGAGAGGAGAATATGAAAAGTGTTGCTTTCCAAAATCTGCACGAAAATGTGGAAGGCAACTTTTTGCTTGAGGAAAAAGAGATAAAAACCTTTCTTGAAGAATGCGGTTTAACTGTTCAGCAGTTTATGCTTGAAAATGGGATAGATAGCATTTTTGTGGGATCAAAGGATTAA
- a CDS encoding energy transducer TonB — MRIVEKKGLIGFILSLLFHCFFMFGVGSLFYKKAEYAMGGALGYSQVDLIEGTAATQKEETQPQLAQVAQTQKEEVSKPEDFSLVEKKKEEPKPALAVPRSSTINGQGKLGKGKNTRTLVRGTSSGGGGVTSAASPDYLHNPIPPYPEECRCRGQEGLVILKVCVSPEGKPMSVQLSKSSGFVPMDKSALETVQRWKFNPAKMAGVPVTSYVIVPIRFKLLNE; from the coding sequence ATGAGGATAGTAGAAAAAAAAGGTCTTATTGGATTTATTCTTTCTCTACTTTTTCACTGTTTTTTTATGTTTGGTGTGGGATCTTTGTTTTACAAAAAAGCTGAGTATGCCATGGGAGGAGCTTTAGGCTATTCGCAAGTCGATCTGATTGAGGGGACTGCAGCTACACAAAAAGAAGAAACTCAGCCTCAGCTTGCCCAAGTTGCTCAAACCCAGAAAGAAGAAGTGTCCAAACCAGAAGATTTTTCTTTAGTTGAAAAAAAGAAAGAAGAACCTAAGCCTGCTCTAGCTGTTCCAAGGTCTTCTACAATTAATGGGCAAGGAAAGTTAGGGAAAGGCAAAAATACAAGAACCCTTGTGAGAGGAACATCAAGTGGTGGAGGAGGGGTAACGAGTGCAGCTTCACCCGATTACCTTCACAACCCCATTCCTCCTTATCCTGAAGAATGTCGCTGTCGAGGACAGGAAGGGCTAGTCATTCTAAAAGTTTGTGTTTCTCCAGAAGGCAAACCGATGAGCGTGCAGCTTTCGAAAAGTTCTGGGTTCGTACCCATGGATAAATCTGCCTTGGAGACTGTTCAAAGGTGGAAATTTAATCCTGCAAAAATGGCTGGAGTTCCTGTAACTTCCTATGTTATTGTTCCAATTCGGTTTAAGCTTTTAAATGAGTAA
- a CDS encoding Slp family lipoprotein translates to MHKFVSFVFYTTINSLMGIALVAILCSCSPLSGRYIKEAEGSPSFSQIKKNPNLYKGKMVILGGTIAQIKNLKNKSYIEVIQNPLDNTDYPLNTSKSQGRFLAVSSRFIDPQVYSVGKRITIAGRIVGGQQGVIGQRTYVYPLISASQIHLWPSTSAAEYDYWAAGMGMGPFVGPAWGWGGYGPGFFW, encoded by the coding sequence ATGCATAAATTTGTTTCTTTTGTTTTTTACACTACAATCAACTCCTTAATGGGCATAGCATTGGTGGCCATTCTTTGTTCCTGCAGCCCGTTATCTGGTCGTTATATAAAAGAAGCAGAAGGCAGTCCCTCTTTTAGTCAGATAAAAAAGAACCCTAACCTTTACAAAGGCAAAATGGTAATTTTAGGAGGAACAATCGCTCAAATCAAAAATCTGAAAAATAAAAGCTACATTGAAGTTATTCAAAATCCTTTAGATAATACAGATTATCCTTTAAATACCTCAAAATCCCAGGGAAGATTTCTAGCTGTCAGCTCCCGTTTTATCGATCCACAGGTTTACAGCGTAGGCAAAAGGATTACGATTGCGGGCCGGATCGTTGGGGGTCAACAAGGGGTAATTGGACAAAGAACTTATGTTTATCCCTTGATCTCGGCTTCCCAGATTCACCTCTGGCCTTCTACTTCGGCAGCTGAATATGACTATTGGGCTGCAGGCATGGGTATGGGCCCATTTGTTGGTCCAGCTTGGGGATGGGGAGGATACGGCCCAGGATTTTTCTGGTAG
- a CDS encoding Slp family lipoprotein has product MKAFRFDFRITQFFPFLLFFGLISCSPFSSTVKKETRGQPSFSQVLRNPQAYKGRVVMFGGTIAQTKNLKNITLIEVIQKPLDSSTDRPLDTDRSGGRFLIASTKFLDPSIYSKDRAITVVGKVRGVQPGVIGKRSYSYPVIGALQIHLWSESYYYPGYYYPGYFWGPGWGPGWGWGWGWGPGWWW; this is encoded by the coding sequence ATGAAAGCCTTTAGATTTGATTTTAGGATTACCCAGTTTTTCCCCTTTCTCCTTTTTTTTGGATTGATTTCCTGCAGCCCTTTTTCAAGCACAGTTAAAAAAGAGACCCGAGGACAGCCCTCTTTTTCCCAGGTTTTAAGGAACCCTCAAGCCTACAAGGGAAGAGTGGTGATGTTTGGCGGAACGATAGCTCAAACAAAAAATTTAAAGAACATCACACTCATCGAAGTCATTCAAAAGCCTTTGGATAGTTCAACCGACAGACCCCTGGATACAGACAGAAGTGGAGGCAGGTTTCTTATTGCTTCAACCAAATTTCTCGATCCCTCAATCTATAGCAAAGACAGGGCCATTACGGTAGTAGGCAAGGTGCGGGGCGTGCAGCCGGGAGTTATTGGTAAAAGATCCTATAGCTATCCGGTGATTGGAGCACTGCAGATTCATCTCTGGTCGGAATCCTATTATTACCCGGGTTACTACTATCCTGGATATTTTTGGGGACCTGGTTGGGGGCCGGGCTGGGGCTGGGGTTGGGGTTGGGGTCCTGGTTGGTGGTGGTAA
- a CDS encoding PA0069 family radical SAM protein translates to MTKGRWRGRGALSNPSNRFESLKLEWEEEYPTEKGVIKTFFYEDPTSEILSYNKSPDLGFELSLNPYRGCEHGCIYCYARPTHEYLGFSAGLDFESRILVKTKAALLLEKIFCLPRWKPKLIMMSGVTDCYQPCESHFKLTRRCLEIFLKYRNPLAVITKNRLICRDMDLLKQLAELDLLSVSISVTTLDPLLASVLEPRASKPALRLEAIRLLSSVGVPVGVMVAPIIPGLNDFEMPSILKAASEAGATFAGYSLLRLPWAVKDLFLEWLSTHFPAKKEKILSRIKDYREGKISDSSFGTRLSGSGKQADEFSRWFRCFLHKYGLVEKKKQKINGSIPQQLELFEKE, encoded by the coding sequence ATGACCAAGGGGAGGTGGAGAGGTAGAGGAGCTCTTTCAAATCCATCCAACCGATTTGAATCTCTAAAATTAGAGTGGGAAGAAGAGTATCCGACAGAGAAAGGAGTAATTAAAACTTTTTTTTACGAAGATCCGACCTCTGAAATCTTGTCTTATAATAAAAGCCCTGATCTTGGTTTTGAGCTCAGCCTAAACCCTTATAGAGGTTGTGAACATGGATGCATCTATTGCTATGCTCGTCCTACCCATGAGTATTTGGGATTTTCTGCTGGCCTAGATTTTGAAAGCCGTATTCTTGTAAAGACCAAAGCTGCGCTTCTTTTAGAAAAAATATTTTGTTTACCGCGATGGAAACCCAAGTTAATCATGATGAGTGGGGTAACGGATTGTTATCAACCTTGCGAATCCCATTTTAAGCTGACCAGGCGTTGCCTGGAAATATTTTTGAAATATCGCAATCCTCTTGCCGTGATCACAAAAAATCGGCTTATATGCAGAGACATGGATCTGTTGAAACAGCTGGCAGAACTTGATCTGTTAAGCGTTTCTATTTCCGTGACGACCTTAGATCCCCTTCTGGCATCTGTCCTTGAACCCCGGGCAAGCAAGCCAGCCTTAAGACTTGAAGCCATACGGTTGCTTTCTTCGGTGGGTGTCCCGGTGGGTGTTATGGTTGCTCCGATAATTCCTGGGTTGAATGATTTTGAGATGCCTTCAATCTTGAAAGCGGCTTCTGAAGCTGGAGCTACTTTCGCTGGTTATTCTCTATTGCGACTACCTTGGGCAGTCAAGGATCTTTTTTTAGAGTGGCTCTCCACTCATTTTCCGGCCAAAAAAGAAAAGATCCTCAGCCGCATAAAAGATTATAGGGAAGGTAAAATTTCAGATAGCTCTTTTGGGACTAGGCTTTCGGGAAGTGGAAAACAAGCCGATGAATTTAGCCGGTGGTTTAGATGCTTTCTTCACAAGTACGGATTGGTTGAGAAGAAAAAACAAAAGATAAACGGTTCTATTCCCCAACAACTGGAACTATTTGAAAAAGAATGA